From the Manihot esculenta cultivar AM560-2 chromosome 14, M.esculenta_v8, whole genome shotgun sequence genome, the window AAAGttgtaaaagataaaatatggagaCAAGGTATGGAGAAAGAGATTGGTGTAATTGAGAAGAAAAATACATGGACATTATTAACTCTTCTCATGGTTTGTGAAGCTATTGGAATCAAATAGGTCTTTAAGATAAAGAAGAATGCAAGTATAGATGTGTAAAGATATAAAGTAAGGCTCATTGCAGAAGGTTATAAACAAAAGTATAAAGTAGATTATTAAATCTTTTTTGCAATTACTGATCAAATGGAGACAATATGTTTGATTATTTCTCTAGTAGCCTCATAAATCATGTGCAAGAACAAGAAAGTTCAAAACTATATGATCGAAGTGTCAAGTATGTTCATTAGTTATACTACAAATTCAAAAGGCTGCAAGTTGTACAATTCAAGCAATAACAAGATTATGGCGAGTCGAgatgttaaatttaataaaaaggcGGCTTGGAATTGGGAGAAGCCAGAATAGGGCATTTATGACTTCTTCCTATATTTTGAAGAAGAAAGCCAAGTAACCATGGTACATATTCAAGACATAACTCTCCCCTCATCTGCAATTCTTGTTGCATCACTAACTTCTTAAGGAAGTTCAAGTGAAAGGCCACAAAAGATAACAAGCATTCAAGAGCTCTATGATGAAACTGAAGAGTTCACTAACtattatgataatttattttgtctTCTTATAAACAATGAatcttaattttgataaaactgtaaaagataaaatatggagaCAAGATATAGAGGAAGAGATTAAAGTAATTGAGAAGAACAATACTTGAAAATTATTAACTCTTCCTAGGGTTCATGAAGTTATTGGAATCAATTGGGTCTTCAAGATAAAGAAGAATGTAAGTAGATATATGCAAAGATATAAAGTAAAGCTTATTGCAAATGACTACAAATAAAAGCCCGGAGTAGATTATGAAAATTGTTTTGAACTTATTACTTAAGTGGAGATAGTTTGTGAGATTATTTATCTAACAGCTCATATGTTCATGTGCTAGAACGAGAAAGATCCAAACTAGATTATTGAATGTTTTCATTGGCTAAGATACAAATCCAAAAGGCCACAAGTTATACAATAATGACAAGGTTATGGTGAGTCGAgatgttgaatttaatgaaGAGGCAGCTTGGGGCATTTATGACTTCTTCCCATATTTTGAAGAAAAAAGCCAAGAAACCATGGTGCCTATGTAATACATAGCTCCATCTCCATCTCCAACTCATGTTGCATCATCAACTTGTCAAGGAAGTTTAAGTGAAAGGCTACGATAATGCATGTTTTTTTATGAAGGAGCTTAAGTATAATTCTGATTATAAGATATTTGGAATTTGGTGCAACGTTTGGCAACATGCAGTCTCTTTTAAACTATAATGCATAAAAATTGATATGCTTGCTTACGCACATGCTTGCTTGATCGGTAAGAATTGTGCATGTGCTTGCTTGTCAACCAAACTTGTTTTACATTATAAGGTGAATAAAACTTACCATTTTATTCTTGTTAGTAGTATGAAATAcaaaaactgaattaatttaatgtgCTATTTGGAATTCTAAGTCAATAATGTTGTACAGTGAGATTATGTCTTAGAATGAAGAAAAATATTCCAAATTAAGGAGCGTTAAATACTAATTTGTAATTTCTATGCACACGTGTCTTGATTAGTGTGCGGTAAAGTTTAAAGTTTAATGAAAAGAGTATgtccaaaaatgaaaaaaaaaattatgtattgtTTTTAAccttaaaaaacatattaaaatgaatgaaaaactgcataatttctttaaaaatttatttgattttttttgaaatgtatCATTTTAAACAAAGGGAATGGAACTgtatctattaaaatttaaaacaaaaatacCTTTAGTAGTATTTATACCAAAGTTTTATTATACATACTTTATGATGTTgcagagattagattgatgacgtggcTGAAATAGAGCTGTGCTGTGATTTGCTAGATTTGCAAAGAAAAGAATATAAGGTGGTAGTGGATGCTCACAACAgctactccgacgctcaagttagtatGCTGATGAATAGAAAaaatgtaatgaattgcttagaacttgagTAGTGTATATAAGAGAACAACGTATTTTTACCTCTGTAATTCATCCCCTTTTATACTGTAGAAAAGTGAATAAATATGGCATTTTTCGACAATCCGGCGATGATGTGGTCGACTGCTTAATAAGGGATATCGTCAGCTAATCGATTGGTGATCCCGCATTTGCAGGAGTAACGGGAGTACGTTGGACTGTTCCTGTTTAATGGTAACTTTATACTAAGGCTCGCCTCATCTAGGAGAgagcgagtcttgatgatgaaCCGGGTGTCTGAAATGTTTGGATCCTCTTTTTCTTGGGCGGAACCACATTACTTATTTATCAGATTCTTGTCACATGAATCTATTCTGTGGTAATAGCTCACGGTTTACTTTGAgtgattattatataatatcaccATGTTTTACCTTTTTGAtggacaaaatttaaaaatttaaattcacccaaataaattatatgtgaaaaatgttttttatgaaatattttttttatatagtttgaTTATAATGCCaaaattaaagaatattaataaaatttattgaaattctcaaaattagaaaaaaaaaatttaagaagaggaatttttttttttttcaagatgACTTAATTTTCCCTAtacttaattagaaaaaaaaaattcaatttaatcaattttcttGAATACTTTAAACTTCTGAAAACATTttccattaaaataaaaatatctataaCATTAATGTTCTaacatttaattatttagaatCTTATTTATTCGAATATCTATTATGGAAtataaatatctattaattactCATTCTTCCTCTTATATCTCAAACAAAATTGACTCTTTACACTTACAGTTGCATCTACctacttttctttttcctccctAAAATTCCTTAAACAGAATTGACTAAGCAAACACGTGCCACTAATGCATGTACGATCGGTTACTAAATAAAAGGACAAAAAGATTCACTCTTTTGAAACCATCCATCTTCAGAATTCCTCCTCCTTTATTACAATGGCAGAAAATACCAACCCAAACCCAAGCCCTAACCCTATTCCCACTGAAGAAGTAGTAGCTGTGACAGTGCAAGAGGAAACCACCAAACCTAAAGAAGTTgaagaaagaaagatggaagaTAAACCAAGCAAAGTGAGAAAATATGCTGGGTTATTATCAATAATAACCTTCATCCTCTCTCTTGTAATCCTCGCTTCTGTTATATGGCTACTGTACATGAGAGATTATGACTGTGAGAAGATATTAAGGTTGCCAAATTTACAGATTGGGCTTGCCATTTTCATGATCTTTGTTTTCTTGATTAGCAACCTTGTTGTTTTCCTTGGATCTCGATTTCCAGTACCTGGTTTCTTCATAGTTATGGTTCCATTGATTGTAATACTTACCATGGGTCTTGCACTTGTGGGAGCTGACAAAATGGAGAGCAGGAGAATAATGGCTACGCCTGCTTGGTTCAGAGAAAAAGTTCTCGATGATGGACACTGGAGAGACATTAAATCTTGCATATATAATAGAGGATTATGCGAAGACTTGGCTTCAAGATCAATGAACCTTAAAGCATATGATTTCAGTATGGAAAAATTAACATCCGTCGAGGTAGATTATTGATCTTTCTTTATCATTTTCAATTTCCTATTTTTAGCATAAATTTGCTGTCCTTTTATTTACATGATAACCCATAGAAGTCTTGAGTTGGGGCAGATGAGTTTAAATCTGTGTTATCTTTGAGATCACTCCAACACAACtgcttttttcaattatttctgGGATTCATTTTAGAAATTTTCCATTTTCTAATTCTAAACTAAATAATTTCAACTGATTGTTATATTTCTATTTTAACACTAATGGCGTGTTTGGATGAAGTCTGGATGCTGCAACCCACCAGAAGTATGTGGAATGGAATATGTAAACGCaacattttggagaaaaggAGAAGCAATTATCAGTGAAAAAACAGAATTACTTAACGCAGGGGACTGTGAAACATGGAACAACAGTAGAACCGTACTGTGTTATGACTGTGAGACTTGCAAAGAAGGTTTTGTGGGAATAATGGAAAAAAAATGGTGGAATTTAGGGATTTTCCTCATTATCATGTCCTTATTTCTCATCCTTGCTCATTTATCACTCTTCATTACAGTCATGTGGGAGCGCTACAATTAACGCATCAAGGCCAGCAGTTTCagcactatttttttttctctgtaaTAAGGATATTAGAGTCTGCTTCTTCTTTATTACCATTTTTAGAATCTTTAAGCTGTAGGTTGAACTCTAGATTTTCGTTGTTTGAATTAGTTCTCTTGTCAACTTTTTGGTAATAAGATATTCCTCCTATTTTCATTTTTGCCAAAATTTATGTTAAAGCGATTTCATGATCTTTGACTGGTTGTATGAGAGTTTATCTTttgggggaaaaaaaaaagagtttataTACACAAATGGAAGAAGAATCTAGGGGAAAAAGACATCTCTGCTAAAGgcatttaaaaatactttttgtAAGCAATGTCCagaacatatattttttttccattgTAGAGACATTGTAGAGGTTAATCTAACAATCTTCAACATCATAATGTATGCAGTGGGGTGTTTGTAcacaaattttatttgattttttaatataaaaaactcAATCATTGATTTCTTTATTTGATTTGTGTGATTCAAAAGTTTAAAAACTTGTTCCTGAATAAGTAGAGAAGACTTTTTTTGATTTGAAGAAATAAGACTAatagatttaataattttgaaatttggatagaaaatttttaaattttatttgaacattatttcttaaaaataatgatctcattttttttttcaagccaTATACTTTTAGTGCATATATGTTTTTAAAATACTAGTATTATTCTATTTGAGAATTTTCTAGTTAACCCTAAATTttggataaatttaaattttattcaaattgatttttcttttaatataagGATTTGTATTCAAATAGGAATTCCAATTCTATACTGtttacaaaatattaaaatcctACCCAAATTAGTTTTACTCCTACCATGAGGATTTGTGTCTACATAGAATCCAAATCCTATATTATTTAGGAAATAGGTAATTCAAATCTCTATATATGGCATTAGATTTCTCATTACATACTTGCattcaagaaaataattaatttttcaaaaacttATTTGAAAATGGATGTTCTTTCCCTTCTTATTTTTCCAAAAGATAAGTTATTTGTAATTTTCCATATGAAGAAAGACAAGATGGGTTGGCCATTCACGAACATTATATTCAGGTGTACTCCATCATTTTTTGACTTTTTTAatgattataattattattattatcataattatttcttttaccTTTTTTAttctgacttttttttttttaactttcaagACTTCTACcacattattataaataatgaaGATTCACAAGAAGGAACTACTCCTGTTATCTACAAGCTTGCTATTAGTCCCTTTGCTGCTCTATGGCCTACATTTGATGGATTATCTCATCTACAAAGTTGGAATTTGGAGGCATCATGCAAGATCTTCGACAATAATCTCTTTTCTATTGTCAACTACAAGAAATCTTTGCTATAATCTTCACTACATTCTAGCAAGTCTTCAGCTCATGATTTGCTGCTTTTGCAATATCGTATTTACAAAAACAAGTCTCATGAAAAGTCATTTTTTACCTTTTCTAGCAAGATAAGTTATGCAAAAGGCTATTGAGAATGGATTGAAGATGTACTAGCATGCAAAGAGCATCTTTTGAATAACACATGCCTA encodes:
- the LOC110600580 gene encoding tetraspanin-15, translating into MAENTNPNPSPNPIPTEEVVAVTVQEETTKPKEVEERKMEDKPSKVRKYAGLLSIITFILSLVILASVIWLLYMRDYDCEKILRLPNLQIGLAIFMIFVFLISNLVVFLGSRFPVPGFFIVMVPLIVILTMGLALVGADKMESRRIMATPAWFREKVLDDGHWRDIKSCIYNRGLCEDLASRSMNLKAYDFSMEKLTSVESGCCNPPEVCGMEYVNATFWRKGEAIISEKTELLNAGDCETWNNSRTVLCYDCETCKEGFVGIMEKKWWNLGIFLIIMSLFLILAHLSLFITVMWERYN